A region of Paenibacillus sp. JNUCC-31 DNA encodes the following proteins:
- a CDS encoding sensor histidine kinase: protein MTKYNQLAIQWEFIISKIKSSVTVVDATLPEFPLIFVNEYFTQLTGYSAEESIGQNCRFLQGPETDTDTVKQIREALEKQHSMKIDILNYTKNGQKFWNELNIDPIFNESGECLFFVGIQYDISERKYAEQQLQMAASLAEMNSRGQLEFIGKLNHELRTPLNGIMGMIELISMGESSDEQKEYLELARESGEALLNIVNNSLDMAKLGRGKMMLEQIEFQPLKLVQQIIKTHEPAAQNKQIRLLCHADLNLPDVLTGDPLRLRQVLDNLLSNAIKFTEHGEVQLQMDVEEFRGDMVTLVFTIRDTGIGIPDTQINHLFEAFTQTDVSHSRKFGGSGLGLTICKELLELMNGQISVESVEGKGTKFEVTLPLLRQQAIPNVG, encoded by the coding sequence ATGACCAAATACAATCAACTCGCTATTCAATGGGAGTTTATCATCTCTAAAATTAAATCTTCCGTGACCGTAGTCGATGCAACCTTGCCTGAATTTCCACTGATTTTTGTAAATGAGTATTTTACTCAATTGACCGGATACAGTGCGGAGGAGTCAATTGGACAAAACTGTCGGTTCCTTCAGGGGCCGGAGACAGACACGGACACCGTAAAGCAGATTCGCGAAGCGTTGGAAAAGCAACACTCCATGAAGATTGACATCTTGAATTATACGAAAAATGGACAGAAGTTCTGGAATGAACTAAATATCGATCCCATCTTCAATGAATCAGGAGAATGTCTCTTTTTTGTAGGGATTCAATACGATATTTCAGAACGGAAATATGCTGAACAGCAGCTGCAAATGGCTGCGTCACTGGCAGAAATGAACAGCAGGGGACAATTGGAATTCATCGGCAAATTGAACCATGAGCTTCGCACACCCCTGAACGGAATTATGGGAATGATCGAACTTATTAGTATGGGTGAAAGCAGCGATGAGCAAAAGGAATATTTGGAGCTGGCACGTGAGTCAGGTGAAGCCCTTCTAAATATTGTCAACAACAGTCTCGATATGGCTAAGCTGGGCCGAGGGAAAATGATGTTGGAACAAATTGAATTTCAACCGTTGAAACTGGTACAACAGATCATCAAGACACATGAACCTGCCGCGCAGAATAAACAAATCCGCTTGCTCTGTCACGCAGACCTGAATCTTCCTGACGTACTCACAGGAGATCCTCTTCGTCTTCGGCAAGTGTTGGATAACCTGCTTAGTAACGCCATCAAATTTACGGAACATGGTGAAGTGCAATTACAGATGGATGTGGAAGAGTTTCGCGGGGATATGGTTACCTTAGTGTTCACTATACGTGACACAGGGATCGGCATTCCGGATACTCAGATCAATCATTTGTTTGAAGCTTTTACTCAGACTGATGTCTCTCATTCACGGAAATTTGGCGGCTCTGGACTGGGGCTCACCATATGCAAAGAGCTGCTTGAACTGATGAATGGCCAAATTTCGGTAGAGAGCGTGGAAGGGAAAGGTACGAAGTTTGAGGTTACTTTGCCGTTGCTTCGACAACAGGCCATTCCTAACGTGGGTTAG
- a CDS encoding DUF6199 family natural product biosynthesis protein: MKTLFFIFMTLCIINLCFPKFGWYLRYGWISRGETEPSPPYMAITRMTSLLMLLVAFTLVVA; this comes from the coding sequence ATGAAAACCCTCTTTTTTATATTCATGACACTTTGTATCATCAATCTCTGCTTTCCGAAATTCGGCTGGTACCTGCGCTACGGCTGGATTTCCCGGGGCGAAACGGAGCCTAGCCCTCCTTATATGGCTATAACCAGAATGACCAGTCTGTTGATGCTGCTTGTTGCTTTTACACTCGTTGTGGCTTGA
- a CDS encoding MFS transporter — translation MNIAFYPYWAAKTLLSLINVIYIMVITTFIYGQTGSVLYAALFPFIQMTARIVAGLTAPLLVNRFAFSRLILSIPLTKTLLITGIAIAFTDLTAHIPLLLVGVAILSFMDGWESPLLNTLTPRLVQGEDLVKANSLLSFSKQTVTIIGYAMTGFIVMHWGASQTFWAAATLSWVVLLLMSMISSLTRDNQEQIEKSASKRDALREGWIMLWKNRSLRLITFMDLVEGLAGSIWIGAITLAFVKEALGQEEGWWGLINSSYAAGTILGGVVAIVLATRIQRHLISSMAIGSLVFSLLTVIYGLNSLPWLALVLCVLMGPAYQIRDVAQQTAFQSSVPVESLSKVYAAHQIILSTAMSLSTVIFGLIADQLGVRLVYVIGGALLMVSALCSFSLNRVKRSKDTTTHSHNS, via the coding sequence ATGAACATCGCATTTTATCCATACTGGGCTGCCAAAACGCTGCTCTCTCTCATTAATGTCATATATATCATGGTTATTACAACCTTTATTTACGGACAGACCGGGTCGGTCCTGTATGCTGCACTGTTTCCATTTATTCAAATGACCGCACGTATCGTGGCAGGACTTACTGCTCCATTGCTTGTGAACCGTTTTGCATTCTCCCGGCTTATCCTGAGTATTCCTTTAACCAAAACGTTACTGATCACCGGAATCGCCATTGCCTTTACCGATCTCACTGCTCATATCCCTCTCCTTCTCGTAGGAGTGGCGATTCTGTCGTTTATGGACGGATGGGAATCTCCGCTGTTAAACACCTTAACACCGCGGTTAGTTCAAGGAGAAGATCTCGTAAAAGCGAATAGCCTGCTCTCTTTCTCCAAACAGACGGTGACTATCATCGGTTATGCGATGACAGGATTCATCGTGATGCACTGGGGAGCTTCACAGACATTCTGGGCGGCTGCAACCTTGTCATGGGTCGTACTGCTTCTAATGAGTATGATTAGCTCGCTGACCCGCGACAATCAGGAACAAATAGAGAAATCCGCATCCAAACGGGATGCGCTGCGGGAAGGCTGGATTATGCTTTGGAAAAATCGGTCCCTGCGACTGATTACATTCATGGATCTGGTTGAAGGTCTGGCCGGCTCCATCTGGATCGGTGCGATCACGCTTGCTTTTGTGAAAGAAGCTCTCGGCCAAGAAGAAGGTTGGTGGGGGCTTATCAACTCCAGTTATGCTGCGGGTACCATTCTTGGAGGTGTTGTGGCTATCGTACTGGCGACTCGCATACAAAGACATCTGATCTCCAGCATGGCCATCGGTTCTCTTGTATTCAGCCTGCTGACCGTCATTTACGGCTTGAATAGCCTTCCTTGGCTTGCTCTGGTGCTGTGCGTACTTATGGGTCCCGCTTACCAGATTCGTGATGTCGCTCAGCAAACGGCTTTTCAGAGCAGTGTGCCTGTCGAATCCCTCTCCAAGGTATACGCGGCACATCAAATCATCCTATCTACTGCCATGAGCCTATCTACAGTCATTTTCGGTCTTATTGCGGATCAGCTTGGGGTTCGACTGGTATATGTGATTGGCGGGGCTCTGCTTATGGTGTCAGCGCTTTGCTCTTTCTCGTTAAACCGAGTTAAACGAAGTAAGGATACGACAACACACTCGCATAATTCTTGA
- a CDS encoding DUF1904 family protein — MPFIRFKGFTGPQLEEVVPRITEQMALITNIPRERVKAERHDVQALTPSPASVEILMFQRDQEIHNRIASSMQDILEQADLPDVHIFFNILSPALYYKQGKPLTDYRLD; from the coding sequence ATGCCGTTTATTCGCTTTAAAGGATTCACAGGACCCCAACTGGAGGAAGTTGTACCCCGCATTACGGAACAGATGGCCTTGATTACCAATATTCCGCGAGAGAGAGTAAAGGCAGAACGTCATGATGTACAAGCTCTTACGCCTTCTCCGGCTTCAGTAGAGATCCTTATGTTCCAGCGTGATCAGGAGATTCATAATCGGATTGCATCATCCATGCAAGATATTTTGGAACAAGCAGATCTTCCTGATGTGCATATTTTCTTTAATATACTGTCACCCGCGCTGTATTATAAACAAGGCAAGCCGCTGACAGATTATCGTTTGGATTGA
- a CDS encoding sporulation protein YjcZ, with protein MSEVGYGCNNVGGIGNGMCTSTAAILVLFILLVIITKSFWC; from the coding sequence ATGAGTGAAGTTGGATACGGTTGTAATAATGTTGGAGGAATTGGAAACGGTATGTGTACTTCTACTGCCGCAATTCTGGTACTCTTCATCCTGCTCGTTATCATCACGAAATCTTTCTGGTGCTGA
- a CDS encoding carbon-nitrogen hydrolase family protein — MKIIIGQPKLEQQLLQLETELNQHPEADLLFFPEGYLNQNVDEASRLAAAYGTMIVSGHRRLDERPKDRSIIINKAGETILEKAKYTPAEVVQEQDWIISTLLCDELVQQGFRNENIGKVDIIMHSIGVGMFSEEQYAEWIEKARQISLQNQCIVMGTSHADGSYRDSAISIPIAYCIAPDGGLVLEAKNDTRTRLIVLNKGEVTGAPHGAEPRRVNFQVTPSL; from the coding sequence TTGAAGATTATTATTGGACAACCCAAGCTGGAGCAACAACTGTTACAATTGGAAACGGAGTTAAACCAACATCCGGAAGCAGATCTGTTATTTTTCCCGGAAGGGTATCTGAATCAGAACGTAGACGAGGCGAGCCGTCTGGCGGCTGCATACGGAACGATGATTGTATCAGGTCATCGCAGATTGGATGAACGTCCCAAGGATCGCTCAATCATTATTAATAAGGCAGGAGAGACTATACTGGAAAAGGCGAAGTATACACCTGCTGAGGTCGTTCAGGAGCAGGATTGGATCATAAGTACTTTATTATGCGACGAATTGGTGCAGCAAGGTTTTCGCAATGAAAATATAGGAAAAGTGGATATCATTATGCATTCGATTGGTGTGGGGATGTTCAGTGAGGAGCAGTATGCGGAATGGATCGAAAAGGCACGACAGATTTCATTACAAAATCAATGTATCGTTATGGGTACCAGCCACGCGGACGGCTCGTATCGTGACAGTGCAATTTCAATCCCGATCGCTTATTGTATCGCTCCTGACGGAGGATTGGTTCTGGAAGCCAAGAACGATACCAGGACACGATTAATCGTTCTGAACAAGGGGGAAGTAACGGGTGCGCCTCATGGAGCGGAACCAAGACGGGTGAATTTTCAAGTAACTCCTTCCTTATAG